The Triticum aestivum cultivar Chinese Spring chromosome 3A, IWGSC CS RefSeq v2.1, whole genome shotgun sequence genome includes a region encoding these proteins:
- the LOC123058100 gene encoding subtilisin-like protease SBT3.9 — protein sequence MDSRIAFSCCALLLVVTLLPLSANASSKLHIVYMGEKKHDDPSAVTASHHDILTSVLGSKDESLKSIVYSYKHGFSGFAAMLTKTQARTLAKFPEVISVKPNTYHKAHTTRSWDFLGLGHNKSPQQTDLLRKANYGEDIIIGVIDSGIWPESRSFDDNGYGPVQARWKGICQTGTAFNATSCNRKIIGARWYSEGINAMHLKGEYMSPRDFSGHGTHVASTIAGGEVQGVSYAGLATGMARGGAPRARLAIYKVLWGPNTAASDASILAAIDDAIHDGVDVLSLSLGGGAGHEFPGTLHAVLRGISVIFSAGNDGPAPQTVTNVAPWVTTVAASTMDRAFPTFISLGNKEKLVGQSLYYNSTLNNDVFKELVHAGSCTEEWLASSNVTGKIVLCYAPREAPSMLPRVELPRTINRTVSAGAKGLIFAQYNMNSLDSLTACKAGMPCVLVDYEIAQKIASYWENTENPIVKVSPTMTVVGDGVLSPRVASFSSRGPSPLYPGILKPDITAPGVSILAAVRGSYVLFSGTSMACPHVSAVTALLKSIHPDWSPAMIKSAIVTTASVSDGFGAPIEAETVPRKVADPFDFGGGHIDPDRASDPGLVYNVDAREYNKFFNCAIGLLHGCESYQLNLNLPSIAIPDLKDHVTVQRTITNVGAVGTTYHAVLEAPAGVVMSVEPSMITFAKGSSTSMTFRVSFTTRRRVQGGFTFGSLTWSDGNTHSVRIPVAVRTVIQDFVADTS from the exons ATGGATTCGAGGATAGCTTTCTCTTGCTGTGCTCTGCTACTGGTGGTCACACTGTTGCCTCTTTCCGCAAATGCGTCGAGCAAA CTCCACATAGTGTACATGGGGGAGAAGAAACATGACGATCCATCTGCTGTCACGGCGTCACACCATGACATACTAACCTCCGTTCTTGGGAG CAAAGATGAATCCTTGAAGTCGATAGTTTACAGTTACAAACACGGATTCTCTGGGTTTGCGGCAATGCTCACCAAAACCCAAGCTAGGACGTTGGCAA AATTTCCTGAAGTTATAAGTGTGAAGCCTAACACTTACCACAAGGCGCACACAACTCGAAGCTGGGACTTCCTTGGCCTTGGACACAACAAATCACCACAACAAACTGACCTCCTCCGAAAAGCGAATTACGGTGAAGATATCATCATCGGGGTGATCGATTCAG GCATATGGCCTGAATCACGAAGCTTTGATGACAACGGATACGGCCCTGTGCAGGCACGGTGGAAAGGCATATGCCAGACCGGAACAGCGTTCAATGCAACGAGTTGCAATAGAAAGATCATCGGCGCACGGTGGTACTCCGAGGGAATTAATGCCATGCACCTCAAGGGTGAGTACATGTCACCTCGGGATTTCAGCGGCCATGGCACTCATGTTGCCTCGACGATTGCCGGAGGAGAAGTGCAGGGTGTGAGCTATGCCGGCCTAGCCACCGGCATGGCACGTGGCGGGGCACCACGTGCACGGCTAGCAATTTACAAGGTGTTATGGGGCCCGAACACAGCAGCTAGTGACGCGAGCATCCTCGCAGCCATTGACGATGCCATACACGATGGTGTAGATGTCTTATCGCTCTCACTGGGAGGGGGTGCCGGTCATGAGTTCCCTGGGACACTTCATGCTGTCTTGAGAGGGATCTCAGTTATCTTCTCTGCCGGGAATGATGGCCCGGCACCACAAACGGTGACGAATGTCGCGCCATGGGTCACGACAGTGGCCGCTAGCACGATGGACCGGGCCTTCCCAACCTTCATATCTCTCGGAAACAAAGAAAAGCTTGTG GGACAATCTCTTTACTACAACTCTACTCTGAACAACGACGTCTTTAAGGAGCTTGTTCATGCGGGAAG TTGCACGGAGGAGTGGTTAGCGTCAAGCAATGTGACCGGCAAGATCGTGTTGTGCTATGCACCGAGGGAGGCTCCGAGCATGTTGCCTCGGGTAGAGCTACCCCGCACCATCAACCGTACCGTGAGTGCCGGAGCCAAGGGCCTCATCTTCGCGCAATACAACATGAACAGCTTGGACTCCCTGACGGCGTGCAAGGCCGGCATGCCATGCGTTCTGGTAGACTACGAAATCGCACAGAAAATTGCATCTTACTGGGAGAACACAGA GAATCCCATTGTGAAGGTGTCACCTACCATGACTGTTGTCGGAGACGGGGTGCTATCGCCGAGGGTTGCTTCATTCTCCTCCAGAGGTCCGAGCCCCCTATATCCAGGCATACTCAAG CCCGACATAACTGCGCCAGGTGTCAGCATCTTAGCAGCTGTTCGTGGCTCCTATGTGTTATTTTCTGGTACATCCATGGCATGTCCACATGTCTCTGCGGTGACCGCACTGCTTAAGTCGATTCACCCTGATTGGTCACCTGCTATGATCAAGTCTGCAATTGTCACCACAG CATCAGTGTCCGATGGTTTTGGTGCGCCAATCGAAGCAGAGACGGTCCCGAGGAAGGTGGCTGATCCTTTCGACTTTGGTGGTGGCCACATAGACCCAGACAGAGCCAGTGACCCTGGCTTGGTCTACAACGTGGATGCAAGAGAGTACAACAAGTTTTTTAACTGCGCCATAGGATTGTTACATGGTTGCGAATCCTACCAACTCAATCTCAATCTCCCGTCGATCGCTATTCCGGACCTCAAGGACCATGTCACGGTTCAACGCACTATCACAAATGTGGGGGCGGTCGGAACGACTTATCATGCGGTGCTTGAAGCTCCAGCAGGGGTGGTCATGTCCGTGGAGCCATCAATGATCACATTCGCCAAAGGTAGTAGCACAAGCATGACATTTAGGGTGTCGTTTACTACAAGGCGGAGAGTGCAAGGCGGGTTTACCTTTGGGAGCTTGACATGGTCAGATGGAAATACCCACTCGGTTAGGATTCCTGTCGCGGTAAGAACTGTGATACAAGACTTTGTTGCGGATACATCTTAA